The genomic window GTACCAGGGCACCGAGCCCGGCCCCCTCGCCCGCGGCCCCGGCGAACAGATCGGCGTCCACCAGCAGCGCCTCCGCCTCGGGCCCAGGGCCCTCCAGGCCGGTCACCGCCTGCGCGAGCGCCAGACAGAACCGGGCCCGGTCGCCGGGCCCCAGCAGGTCCACCCGCGCGGGGTCGCCGAGCACGCCCCGCGCCACGGCGGCCGCCCCCTCGTGGTCCGCCCCGGCCGCCAGCAGGCTCGCGAGGAGGAGCTCGGCGGGCGTGGCGAGCCAGGGGCGCCCCGCCTCGTGGTGGTCGGCCACGGCGGCGGTCGCGAGCCGCACGGCGGCCCGCGGGTCCTCCGGGGCGGTGATCCGCGCCAGCAGCTCCACGGCGGACGCGATGCGGCTCAGCAACTCGGGATCCTCCCGCCGGTCCCTCCCCTCCCGGGCCTCCTCGGCGAAGGCGAGCAGCCGGTGGACCTCCTCCCGCGCGCGGGCCGCGTCACCGGCCGGGGCGGCCGAGCCGCCTCCGGGTGCGCCGCCGACCGCACCGAGCCCCGCCACGAGCGCCCGGCAGCGCAGCAGAAGGACCGTCACCGTCTCGGCGGCGGTGGCCCGCCCGGCCGCGTGCAGGGCTCCGGCCCGTACGCACAGCTCGTCGAGCCCGTCCGCCGAGGCGCAGGGTGCCTCCGGGGAGACCGAGGCGTCCGGGGCCTCCGGAGCGACGATCAGCGCCCGGGCCCGTGAGACCAGGGCCCGGCCGTCCCGACCGGCGCGGGCGTGCAGGTCCGCGGCGCGCGCGAAGAGCGCCGCCGCCTCGGGGCCGCCCAGGTGCCTGCGCTGGAGGTCGAGGCCTTCGGCGTCCAGGGCCTCGGCGGCGTCGGCGGGCGCGAGCGCGTCGCCGCGGCCCTCGACGGCGGCCCGGGCGCGGTCCCAGGCCGCCTTCGCCGAGGGGTGCCCGTCGGCCGTCAACGCCCGTGCGTGCGCCAGGAGTTCCTCGGAGGCGCCTGAGCCGTCGGAGGCGTCGGGGCCATCGGGGCCTTCGCGGTCCTCTTCGGCAGGACGGCCGACGGTGAGGGCGCGGCCGGTGTCGGTCGCCTCCCGGGCCGGTCCCAGTCCCAACGGCAGCGCGTCGAGCAGCGGCCCCGCCGTCATCCGCCCCCGCACGAGCGTGGACACCCGGTCGTTGCCGTTGCGGGCGTCGAAGAGCGCCGCCCGGCCGAGCGCCTCCTGGGCCGCGTACGCGTGCAGCGTGGCAGCCGTCCACTCGCCGCCGGCGGGGCCCGTCACCGGCCGCTCGCCCTGGCCGAGCGCGAGGAGCCGGTCCGTGAGCAGGGCCGCGCAGGCCAGCCACTGGAGGTAGGGGCCGACGTCCCCGCGCCGGTCCCAGCGGGCCGACTGCTCGGCGAGGATCTCCAGGCCGCGCGGCTCGTTCCCGGTGAGCGCGCAGAACTCGACGTGCGCGGCGACGGCGACGGTGAGGCCCTCCTCGGCCCGGGCCATGCGGTAGCCGCGCAGGTGGTGGGCGCGGGCCTCGTCGAGCCGGCCGAGGCGGACCAGGGGGAGCAGCGAGAGCGCGAGGACGGCGTGCGGCTCGTGCATGCAGCCGACCCGTCCGTCGAGCACGGGCCGCCACACGTCGAGCGCCCGGGCGTCCTCGCCCCGCTCGGTCTCCCACCGGCCGCGCTCGTGCAGCTCGCAGGCGTGGCAGTCGGCCATCTCGTCGCGTTCGGCGGCGAGCATCGCGGCCAGGGCGCGCTCGGCCCGCGGCACGTCGCCCAGGTGCCGGGCCACCTCGAAGTCCCGTGAGTGCACGGCGCGTTCGGAGTGTCCGGCGAGCCGGTAGCGGCGGCGCATCTCCGTCAGCCACTGCTCGATGGAGTCGAGCGGGATGTGCGGCTGGTCGAGCGCGCTGCCGCTGACCCACTTGAACATCCAGAACAGCTCGTGGGTGTCGTCCTCGTCGAAGTCGGCCGGGTTCTGGTCCCACATCCGCAGCAGCCGCGCGAACGGCACGAACATCTTGTCGCCCTCCGCGCTGGAGGTGTACGCGACGGTGAGCCCCGTCAGGGCCTCGACGAGCAGCGGGCGGTCCCCGGTCGCCTCCGCCTCGGCGACCAGCCGCTCGGCGCGGGCGTTGCGGGCGGAGCCGTAGGGCTCCTCGCCGTTGCGGTAGACGTCGATGCGGATCTCGTCGAGCGAGCGGCGGCTCATCGGTCTTCTCCGGAGGGGTGTTCGGGGGCCGGGTCCGCCGCATGCGCGGAGCCGCCGGGACGCGGTCGTACGGACCGGTCGAGGAGGCCGAGGAAGGTGCGGTCGAGGAGGGCGTTGTCGGCGGGGCGGAGCGGGCGTCGGGCCATGAGGAGGGCTTGTCCGTAGAGGGCTTCGACGGCGGTGGCGGTGAGCCGGGGGTCGTCGAGGGCGCTGATGCGGCGGACCAGCGGGCTGTGGTGGTTGAGGACCAGCCGGGCGCGGGGCGCGCTGCCGCGCAGGGAGCCGAGGATCCCGGCCCACAGGTCGTCGGCCTGCTCCGCGGCCTCGGCCCGCGCCTGCTCGTGCCGTCCTTCGCGGGCGTCGAGCAGCAGGGCGGGCAGGGTGAGCGGCCGGTAGGCGCGCAGGACGACGTCGCAGTCCAGGGGGTCCAGGGTCGCGCGCGCGGCGGAGAGGAAGCCGGTGAGGGCGAGCTCGTCGTCGGGGGCGACGGGGTCCAGGCGGTCGGTGACCGTGTCGGCGTCGAGTTCGGCCGCGAGGGTCCCGGGAAGCACCGAGGGGAGCCGTTCCACGAGGGCGCAGTCGTAGGTGTGTCCGCCGTTGACGACGCCGATGCCCTGGGCGGCGGCGATGGCGGCGACCTGGCGGAACTCCTCGACGGTGCGGGTGAAGTGGACGACGGGGTGGCGGCGGGCGAACTCGTCGAGGGAGAGCTGTCCGTCGGTGGTCTCGAAGGGGAGCCAGGGCAGCATCGCCGCCAGGATCCCGTCGTCGTGCCGGGCCAGCGACTTCACGCCGAGGTGGTGCACCGAGAGGAGCCGGCGCAGGCGCTCCGGCTCGCTCGCCGCGAGCCCCGCGAGCCAGTCGCGGACGGCCCGGCCGAGGGCCTCGCGTACGGCGGCCAGGGCCTCGTCCTCGTACAGCGACTCACGGGAGGCCGTGGGCCGCAGGGTGTCGGTGTCCAGGACGCAGCGGAGGAAGAAGGCCCAGTCCGGGAGCAGCCCGTCGGCCCTCTCGGTCAGCAGCATCCCCTTGAGGTGGACCCGGTGGCCCGCGCGGTGGGCCGGGCTGACCTGGGACGGCAGCACATAGGCGACGCCGCGCAGTCCGGCGAGCGGCACGTCGAGCTCGATGGCGTCGAGAGGGGTGAAGCCCAGGGTCTCGCGGCAGTGTCCGGCCAGTGCGGTGCGGCGGTCCTCGGGGCTCGGGAAGGCGCGGTCCCAGACGGCCGGGGCCCCCGCGACGCGCTCCTGCCCGACCCGGATGTCGTGGGGGAGGAGGTTGCCGTAGTGGCGGGCGAGGGTGAGGGCGTGGTCGTGGGTGAGCCAGTCGGTGGTGCCGGGGCGGGCGGTGAGGTGGACGGTGGTGCCGGGTTCGGGGTGTGCGGTGTGGTGGAGGGGGGTGACGGTGTAGGAGCCGTCGTCGTGGGCGCGCCATTCGACGGGGGGTGCGTCGGGGGTGCGGGCGGAGCGGGAGACGACGCGGATCTCGGCGGCGACGACGAAGCAGGCGAGGAGTCCGATGCCGAACTGGCCGAGGAATTCGGTGCGGGCGGTCTCCAGGCCGTGGGTGGTGTCGCGTTTGGAGCTGCGGCCGATGGTGGCGAGGAGGGTGTGGACGTCGGTCTCGGTGAGGCCGATGCCGGTGTCGGTGATGCGCAGGGTGGTGCCGTCGGCGTGGATGCGGACCGTGGCGGGTGCATCGGGGTCCAGGGCGCGGCGGGCGGTGAGTGCGTCCACGGCGTTCTGCAGCAGTTCGCGCAGGTAGACCCGGGGGCTGGAGTAGAGGTGGTGGGAGAGCAGGTCCACCAGGCCACGCAGATCGACCTGGAATGTAGGGGACGTGTGGGGGGCGATCTCGGGTTCCTCGGGGTTCCAGTGGATGCGCGGCGGGATGCGCGTCGGTCCGGGGACGCGCACACGGGCCCAGGGGCGCGCATACCGTCCACGGACGCGCATACGGTCCATGGATGCGCATCCAGCACGGGCGTTTGCGCAGACTCTTTCAGAACGGCACTGGTTCGTACATCCGTAGAACTACGGAATCGTTGCCCCCGGGGGGTATGCGGCCGGGCTCCGTCGTCGTCGCTCGGCGGAACTGCGCAGCGCCGGTAAGGAATGTCTCGGATAGGGTGAATCGGTAGGGATTGCGCCCCTCGGGGCCAGGCTGATGCGTAGGTAGATGCGTTGCACACTCACCAGTCGCCGAGCAGGGTTCCGCAGCCGCCCCGTGCGGCCGTCGGATACGCGGGCGTGCTCAACGACCTGCTGCCCATCGCGCTCTGGCGGGAGGACGCCGGGGGCCGGATCGTCGAGTGGTCCCTCGCCGCCCAGGACCTCCTCGGGCACCGCCCCGAGGACGTGCTCGGGCGCCTCGCCACCCCCCTGCTCGTCCCCGACACCAACCGTGAGCTCGCCGACCGGCTGACCCGCCAGGTGCAGGCCGGGGAGACCGTCGTCGGCACCCTGCCGGTACGGCACCGCGACGGCCACCAGGTCGTCATGGAGATGTGGATCGTGCCCGCCGCCGACCCGCAGGGCCTCCCCGGCGCCATGCTGATCGCCGTCGAGACCTCCGAGGTCCTGAAGATGCGGGACTCGCTCGCGGCCCTGGAGTCCCTGTTCACCCAGTCGCCCATCGGCCTCGCCACCCTCAACCCCGACCTCCGCTTCCTGCGCGTCAACGACGCCCTCGCCCGGATGAACGGGGTGCCGCCCGCCGACCACCTCGGCCGCCGGCTCACCGAGGTCGTCCCCGGCGTCAACGCCGGCGCGCTGGAGGCCCTGATGAGCCAGGTGCTCGTCAGCGGCACCGCCGTCGTCGACGCCCGCCGGGTCGGCCGTACCCCCGCCGACCCCGACCACGACCACATCTGGTCCTGCTCCTACGCCCCGCTCCTCGACCACGCCGGCCGTCCGCTCGGCGTCATCGCCTCCCTCATCGACATCACCGACAGCCAGCAGGCCCACATCGAGGTCGAACGCGCCCGGCACCGCTTCGCCCTGCTCGCGGAGGCCGGAGCCAGGATCGGCACCACCCTCGACCTGCGGCAGACCGCGGAGGAGGTCGTCTCCTTCCTCGTCCCGCAGCTGGCCGACTCCGCCGACGTCCAGCTCCTCGAATCCGTCCTGGAGCCCGACGAGTCCACCGCCGCCACCCGCGGCGTGCTGCGCCGGCTCGCCGCCGCCTTCCCCGACCCGACCGCCCCCACCGCGCTGCTCGGCGTCGGGACCACCTTCCAGATACCGCTGGACTCCGTGTACGAGGAGGTCATCACCGACGCCCGCGCCATGGACCTGTACGTCGCCGACATCCCGGCCCTCATCAGGGACCCCCGGATGGAGGCCGTGCGCAGCTACCTCGCCACCCGCATCGGCTCCGCCCGGCTGGTCCCCCTGGTCGCCCGCGGCACGGTGCTCGGCACGGTCTCGGTCACCCGCCTGCGCGGCCGCGAACCCTTCGACGACGAGGACCGCGTCCTCATCGACGAGGTCGCCGCCCGCGCCGCGCTCAACATCGACAACGCCCGCCTCTACACCACCCAGCGGCAGGCCGCCCTCACCCTCCAGCGGAGCCTCACCAACAACGCGCTGCCCGCCGTCACCGGCCTGGAGCTGACCGGCCGCTACCTCCCCGCGAGCGACCACGACGTCGGCGGCGACTGGTTCGACGTGGTCGCGCTCCCCGGCGGGCGCACCGGTCTGGTCATCGGCGACGTCATGGGCCACGGCATCCACGCGGCCGCCGTCATGGGCCAGCTCCGCACCGCCGTGCGCACCCTGGCCCGGCACGACATCGCGCCCGCCCGGATGCTCCGCTCGCTCGACGCCGTCGTCGCCGACCTGGGCGAGGACGAGATGGCCACCTGCGTGTACGCCGTCCACGACCCGGTCGCCCGGATCTGGACGATCGCCCGCGCTGGCCACCCGCCGCCCGCCGTGGTCACCCCGGCCGGGGACATCACCTTCCTCGACGGGCCGCCCGGCACGCCGCTGGGCAGCGGTGCCCACGCGTTCGGCGCGGAGGAGGTCGCGCTGCCCGCCGGCGGCCTGCTCGTCCTGTACACGGACGGCCTCATCGAGGCACGCGACCGTGACCTCGACGAGGGCATGGCCCAGCTCGCCGGCGCCCTGCGGGACACGGACCGGCCGCTGGAGGAGCTGTGCGACGACGTCCTGGCGGGGCTGCTGGACGGGCAGGCGCAGGACGACGTGGCGATGCTGCTCGCCCGGACGACGAGCTGACCGGCGCACCTGCGCGGGCACGGGGACCGGGTGGCGTGCGGAGGCCCGGGCCGGGTGGCGTGGGCGTACGGAGGCCCGGGCCGGGGCGCGTACGGAGGCCCGGGCCGCGTGGCGTACGGAGGTCCTGACGGCGGGCGCGGGCGTCAGCCCGTTCCGCTCCCCTCCAGGATCTCCTTGAGCTTCCGCTCGTCCCGCGTCATCTCCCGGCGGGCGTGCGGTCGCACGACCAGGGGGACCAGGGCCTTGCCGGCGCCGTGGCCCTCGAAGTCGAGGGAGAGCGTCAGCCGGGAGCGCTCGCCGCCGTCGAGCGGCTCGATCGTTCCCTGGACGTCACCGCGGACGGGGCCGTCCACGCCGTGGACGTGCCAGCTCCGCGGCGGGTCCAGCTGGGTCAGCTCCATGGTCATGTCGACGTCGCGGCGCCCCATGCGCCGGGTGACCGCGACCTGCTGCCCGACCGTGCCGGGGGTGCCGGCGGTCCGCCGCACGGCGACCGCGCTCTCCTGCCACTCCGGCAGGTGCGTCGGGTCGGTCACGTAGGCGAAGACGTCTTCGGGGCGACGGGAGATGTCGACGGAGGCATTGATCCTGGACATGTCGCCTCCTTGCGCGCGCGAGGGTGGGACACCTCCCATCGTCCCACGCGAGCCTCCGGCGCGGCGGCGTCAGACGTCCGCGGTACGGGCCCGGTAGAGGTCCCTGAGCAGGGCGATCTCCGCGCCGTGGTGGAGCAGCTCCTGGTTCATCCACCAGATGACGGAGAGGAGCGTCTCCTCCGGGTCGCTGCCGTGCGGGTACGAGCTGTACCCGACCTCGTCCAGCACGGCGTCGTCCAGGGAGAGCAGCATCGTGTGCCAGCCCGCGGAGGCCCGCTCGAAGTCCGCGACCGCCGCCGCGGCCTCCCCGTGGCTGCGGAAGTCGTCCCGGGTCAGGCTGCGGCTGCCGGCGGTGTGGTCGGTGCGGAGGGTGAACATCTCGGCGAGGTGGCTCAGCCGCCAGGCGATCGTGGTGAACGGCGCCGGCCGGGGGTGCGGGTGCGGGGCCGCGTCACGGCCCCAGTCGCCCGTCCCCGCCAGCAGGGTGGCCCGGGCCCCGGGCCCGTCCTCGCGGCGGCGGACCGACCAGCAGCCTTCCACCGGCTCCCACAGCAGCTCGGCGTCGGTGAGCGGACCGACCGGGACGCCCGTTCCGTCGCCGCTGTCCACCACCGGCCCGCTCAGCCGGTCCACGAGCCGCTCGCGGGCGAACGCGAACTGGTCGAGCAGAGGGGCGAGGCGGGGCGGGATCGCCATGGACGCTCCAGGGTCGGTGAGCTCGCGGGCCACCGGGCGGCGGTCCGACGGCGGGGTGCGCGTCGACCCTGTCACAGGGCGTCCGCCCCGGCCACGGGATTTCAGGCGCGGTCGATGTGCACGCTGGTCGACTTCACCCGGGCCGTGGCCTGCATGCCGACCTCCAGGCCGAGCTCCTCGACCGCCTCCCGGGTGAGCAGCGAGACCAGCCGGTGCGGGCCCGCCTGGATCTCGACCTGGGCGGCGACGTCTCCGAGCTTGACGGCGGTGACGATCCCGGGGAACGCGTTGCGGACCGAGGTGTACGTCTCCTCCTCGTCGCCCTGGCCGCTCTGGGCGATCTCGACGGAGAAGGCGGCGAGGTCGGGGCCTTCGATGAGGCGCCGCCCGCTGTCGTCGCGATGGGTGGCGACCCGGCCGGCGTCGGCCCAGCGCCGCGCGGTGTCCGGGCTGACGCCGAGGAGGCGGGCCGCCTGGCCGATGGTGTAGGTCTGCATGGACGCCAGTCTAGGCCGCCGAAGTTCTCATCTACAAGCTCATTTATGCGTGAAACCTTGCATCTGCGATGGTCTCACGTCCGCTCGGCCAGCCAGGCCAGCGCGCCCCGCGCGGTGAACTCCCGCTGGCCGTCGGGGAGGACCAGATCGGCCGTCGCGAAGGCGGGGTCGTCCGCCGTCCCGGGTACGTAGGGAAGGGCGAGGCAGCGCATGCCCGCGGCGTGTGCGGCGGCGGCGCCCGGCGCCGCGTCCTCCAGCACCACGCACTGCTCCGGCGCGACGCCCAGGCGGCGGGCCGCCTCCAGGAAGACGTCCGGCGCCGGCTTGCCCCGCTCGACCTCCTCGGCCGAGACCGTCGTCGTCAGGTACGCGTCCAGTCCGGTCCCCGCCAGGACGGCCTCGATGGCGGCCGGGGAGGAGCCCGAGGCCACCGCCATGGGCACGCCCTCCGCGTACAGCCGTTCCACGAACGCGCGCATCTCGGGGAAGACGGGTGTGGCCGTCCGCGCGAGCTCCAGGTAGTGCCGGTTGGTCGCGTCGAGGAGTTCCTCCTCGGGGGCGGTGACGCCGTACTCCGCGGCCAGCGTCCGCAGCGTCTCCAGGGTGCCGATCCCGATGAAGTCGGTGTGGCGGGCCCAGTCGAAGCCCGTCACGCCGTGGGCGGCGAGGGTGCGGCGGGTCGCCTCGAAGTAGTTGGGCTCGCTGTCCACCAGGGTGCCGTCGAGGTCGAAGAGGACGGAGAAGGCCGAGGGGGCCGAGGGGACCGAGGGGGCCGAGGGGGCCGAGGGGCCGGGGACGCGCGGGCTGCTCATGCCTCCAGCCTCTCAGGGCGGGGCGCCGGAACCTGAGGGTCTTTGGTCCCGGCACTTCCCGGCACTTCCCGGTGCTCCCGGCACTTCCCCGCGCCTCCCAGCGCGCCCGGGACGGTCTTCCCGTGCGCCTCAGCGCGCCCCGCGCCCCACCGACTCGACCAGTGGCAGCAGCCGGTGCGACACCCGCTCGCGCAGCGCGATCTCGGTGCGGGTGCGGACCACGCCCGGGAGCTGGATCAGCCGCTGGATCACGTCCTCCAGGTGGCCCGCGTCCCGGGCGACCACCCGGGTCAGGAGATCGCCGCCGCCCGTGATCGAGAAGGCCTCCACGATCTCCGGAACCGTCGCCAGCGCGTCGCCGACCTCGTCGAGGTGCCCCTGGGTGACCTCGATGTGCACGAACGCGAGCACCGGGTGCCCGAGCGCCGCGGGGGAGAGCACCGGGCCCGTCGCGGTGATGACCCCGTCCCGTTCGAGCCGGTCGATCCGGGCCTGGACCGTGCCCCGGGCCACCCCGAGGATCCGGGCGTACTCGCGCACGCTGGTGCGCGGCTGCTCGATGAGGAGCCGCAGGATGCGCGTGTCGAGCTCGTCCACCGCCATGGTCCGTTGGCCTCCCTCTGGCTGATGACCGGACGCTATGACTGTACCAATGGCCCACCCTTCGGCCAGCCGGTTGAGCCACTGGGCGGAGGGATGTTTTCCTCTTGTGAGAGTTGGACAGATGGCGCCGCGCACGCGCCGGACCGGCGAGGTGGCCGGCCCCGGACCCGCGGCGCCATCGCCATGTCCGAAGACAACACGCGCCATGACGCGCGGCCACGGCGACGACGAAGAGGGTGTGTGTACGGCAGCGGGGGCGGAACGACCGTCGTGAAGAAGGGCCTGGCGGCCGTGGGCCGGCTGTTCCGGCAGGTGTGCGTGGCGCCCGACCCGGGCAAGGTGCGGCTGCGGGTGGCCTCGCGGGCCGTGCTCGGCGTCGGCCTCGCCGTCGCCGTGGCCGAGCTGGCGGGGCTCTCCCTGACCGCCTCGATCACCGCGGGCCTCGCCGCGCTCCTGGCGCTGTTCACCGTGGGCGACCCCACCGTGCGCCGCCAGGCCGTCACCACGGCCCTGCTGCCGCTGGCCGGCTTCCCCGTCCTCGCGCTCGCGACCGCGCTGCACGGGCTGCCGCCGCTGCGCGACGCCGCCTGGCTGCTCGTCGTCTTCGCCGGCGTGTACGCGCGCCGCTGGGGCCCGCGCGGGCACGCGCTCGGCATCTTCGCGTTCATGCAGTTCTTCGTGACGCAGTTCCTGCACGCCGTGCCCGGGCAGCTCCCCGAGCTCTACGCCGCCGTCCTGCTCGCGCTCGGCGCGGCGAGCGCGGTCCGCTTCGTCGGCTGGTGCATCGAGCGGCGCGTCCCGCCGCCCGCCGCCCCCGCCCCGCTGCCCGGCACCGGGTTCGCCCGGCCCACCACCCGGCAGGCCGTCCAGGCCACCGTCGCCTGCGCCGTCGCGCTCGCGGCCGGCCAGCTCGTCTCCCCGGACCGCTGGTACTGGGCCGTCGGCACCGCCTGGTGGATCTTCGTGAACACCGCCTCGCGCGGCGAGACCCTCGTCCGCGGCTTCCGCCGGGTCGTCGGCACCGTCACCGGCATCGCGGCCGGCCTGTTCATCGCCCTGCCGCTGGGCGGCGCCGGCGCGCCGACGGCCGTGCTGGTCGCCGTGTGCGTCTTCGGGATCTTCTACACGGCGCCGCTCTCGTACAGCTGGATGATGTTCTTCGTCACCGTCATGGCGGGACTCCTCTACGGGCTGCTGGGCGTCCTGCACCCCGGGCTGCTGCTGCTCCGCTTCCAGGAGACCGCCGTCGGCGCCCTCGGCGCGGCCGTCGGCGTCGCCCTGCTGCCCGTCACCACGCACGCGGCGACCAACGCCTGGATCCAGCGGGCCGTGGGCTCGGTGCACGCCTGCACCACGGCCGCCGCCCGGCGCCTGTCGGGCGACCCGGACGCCGACCCGGCGCCGCACGCCGCCGAGCTCGACCTGCTGCTCGGCCGCGCCCGCCTCTCGCTGGCCCCCCTCGTCCACCCGCTGAGCCCGCTGCGCGCCCGCAAGGCCCGCGCCCGCCGGGTCCTCGCGCTGCTCGACGACTGCGCCCGGGAGACCCGCGGGCTCGCCGCGGTCGCCGCCGACCCCGACGCCTCGCACGACGCCCGCCTCGTCGCGGCCGCGTGGCGCGTCGAGGCCGCCGTCCACGCCCTCGTGCCGCCCGCCGAGGCGACCCGCCGAGGCCCGGTCGCGGCCGCCTCGCCCGCCCTCCCGCCCCACCACCCGGGCGCCGAGGCGGCCCTGGGCCACCTGCACGGCCTGGAGCGCGCCCTGGTCGACCTGGCGGCCCCGCTCCGCACGTCGCCGCGCGCCCCCCTGGTCCCGGCGGCCTGACGGCCCGGGGCCGGACGGCCCCGGAACGCCGCCCGTCCGCCCCCGGAACTCTGCCCGCCCGCTCCTCCCGTCTGGTCTAGACCGCCTGCTACCGTCGGCCCGAGGACGGCCGGTCTGCCGTGACCGGCCGGGGGACACCGACCAGGGGAGGCGCCGTGGGCGACACACGCCCTACACGGGCATTCATCGGATCGTTCAGCTCGGCCGGCGGCCGGGGCGTGCTCGTCGCCGACTGGGCGCCGGAGAGCGGCGCGCTGGACCTCGTCGGGGCGAGCGACGCCGTCGCCGACCCGTCCTTCCTCGCCCTCGGTCCCGGCGGCCAGGTGCTGTACGCGGCCTCCGAGACCGTCGAGGGCGCCGCGGCCGCCTTCGACGTCACCGGACCCGCGCCCCGGCTGCTCGGCACCCCCGAGCCCGTCGGCGGCTCCGGGCCCACCCACCTCGCGGTCGCCGCCGGACACGTCCTCACCGCCGACTACGGCTCCGGCAGCGTCAGCGTGCTGCCGGTGGCCGCCGACGGCAGCCTGAAGCCCTTCACCGACGTCGTGCGCCACACGGGCTCGGGGCCCGTCGAGGGCCGCCAGGAGGAGCCGCACGCCCACCAGGTGCTGCCCGACCCCAGCGGCCGCTGGGTGCTCGCCGTGGACCTCGGCACCGACTCCGTGGAGATCAGCGCCCTGGACCCCACCACCGGCGCCCTCCGCCCGCACGGCAGGACCGCGCTGCGCCCCGGCACCGGGCCGCGCCACCTCGCCTTCCATCCCCGGGGCGGCCACGCCTACGTCCTCAACGAGCTGGAGCCCACGGTCACCGTGTGCCGCTGGGACCCCGCGGCCGGGGTCCTCGAACCGCTCGCGGAGACCCCCGTCGTCCCCGAGGACGCCACCGGGCCCCGCTACCCCTCCGAGGTCGTCGTCGCCCCCGACGGACGCTTCCTGTGGGCGGCCGTACGCGGCCACGACACCCTCGCGGTCCTCGCCCTCGACGCGTCCGGCGAGAAGGCCTCCCTGGTGGCCTCCGTGCCCTGTGGCGGCCACTGGCCCCGCGACCTGACCCTCGCCCCCTCCGGGCGGCACCTCTACGCGGCCAACGAGCGCTCCGGCGACGTCACCTGGTTCACGGTCGACCCGGAGACCGGCCTGCCGTCCCGTACGGGCTCGGTCCCGGCCCCCGCGGCCTCCTGCGTGGTCTTCGGCTGAACCGCCGCCCCCACCCGTACGGGAAGGGCCCGCACCGGAGTCGTCCGGTGCGGGCCCTTCCCGTCACGGTCCTGCGTCCGCCCGCTCCGTCAGTGGACGGGCGAACCCTGCTGCGGGGAGATCCCGAGCGCCGAGGCG from Streptomyces showdoensis includes these protein-coding regions:
- a CDS encoding DinB family protein; translation: MAIPPRLAPLLDQFAFARERLVDRLSGPVVDSGDGTGVPVGPLTDAELLWEPVEGCWSVRRREDGPGARATLLAGTGDWGRDAAPHPHPRPAPFTTIAWRLSHLAEMFTLRTDHTAGSRSLTRDDFRSHGEAAAAVADFERASAGWHTMLLSLDDAVLDEVGYSSYPHGSDPEETLLSVIWWMNQELLHHGAEIALLRDLYRARTADV
- a CDS encoding SRPBCC family protein — translated: MSRINASVDISRRPEDVFAYVTDPTHLPEWQESAVAVRRTAGTPGTVGQQVAVTRRMGRRDVDMTMELTQLDPPRSWHVHGVDGPVRGDVQGTIEPLDGGERSRLTLSLDFEGHGAGKALVPLVVRPHARREMTRDERKLKEILEGSGTG
- a CDS encoding helix-turn-helix transcriptional regulator; translated protein: MQTYTIGQAARLLGVSPDTARRWADAGRVATHRDDSGRRLIEGPDLAAFSVEIAQSGQGDEEETYTSVRNAFPGIVTAVKLGDVAAQVEIQAGPHRLVSLLTREAVEELGLEVGMQATARVKSTSVHIDRA
- a CDS encoding HSP90 family protein gives rise to the protein MHWNPEEPEIAPHTSPTFQVDLRGLVDLLSHHLYSSPRVYLRELLQNAVDALTARRALDPDAPATVRIHADGTTLRITDTGIGLTETDVHTLLATIGRSSKRDTTHGLETARTEFLGQFGIGLLACFVVAAEIRVVSRSARTPDAPPVEWRAHDDGSYTVTPLHHTAHPEPGTTVHLTARPGTTDWLTHDHALTLARHYGNLLPHDIRVGQERVAGAPAVWDRAFPSPEDRRTALAGHCRETLGFTPLDAIELDVPLAGLRGVAYVLPSQVSPAHRAGHRVHLKGMLLTERADGLLPDWAFFLRCVLDTDTLRPTASRESLYEDEALAAVREALGRAVRDWLAGLAASEPERLRRLLSVHHLGVKSLARHDDGILAAMLPWLPFETTDGQLSLDEFARRHPVVHFTRTVEEFRQVAAIAAAQGIGVVNGGHTYDCALVERLPSVLPGTLAAELDADTVTDRLDPVAPDDELALTGFLSAARATLDPLDCDVVLRAYRPLTLPALLLDAREGRHEQARAEAAEQADDLWAGILGSLRGSAPRARLVLNHHSPLVRRISALDDPRLTATAVEALYGQALLMARRPLRPADNALLDRTFLGLLDRSVRPRPGGSAHAADPAPEHPSGEDR
- a CDS encoding tetratricopeptide repeat protein, whose amino-acid sequence is MSRRSLDEIRIDVYRNGEEPYGSARNARAERLVAEAEATGDRPLLVEALTGLTVAYTSSAEGDKMFVPFARLLRMWDQNPADFDEDDTHELFWMFKWVSGSALDQPHIPLDSIEQWLTEMRRRYRLAGHSERAVHSRDFEVARHLGDVPRAERALAAMLAAERDEMADCHACELHERGRWETERGEDARALDVWRPVLDGRVGCMHEPHAVLALSLLPLVRLGRLDEARAHHLRGYRMARAEEGLTVAVAAHVEFCALTGNEPRGLEILAEQSARWDRRGDVGPYLQWLACAALLTDRLLALGQGERPVTGPAGGEWTAATLHAYAAQEALGRAALFDARNGNDRVSTLVRGRMTAGPLLDALPLGLGPAREATDTGRALTVGRPAEEDREGPDGPDASDGSGASEELLAHARALTADGHPSAKAAWDRARAAVEGRGDALAPADAAEALDAEGLDLQRRHLGGPEAAALFARAADLHARAGRDGRALVSRARALIVAPEAPDASVSPEAPCASADGLDELCVRAGALHAAGRATAAETVTVLLLRCRALVAGLGAVGGAPGGGSAAPAGDAARAREEVHRLLAFAEEAREGRDRREDPELLSRIASAVELLARITAPEDPRAAVRLATAAVADHHEAGRPWLATPAELLLASLLAAGADHEGAAAVARGVLGDPARVDLLGPGDRARFCLALAQAVTGLEGPGPEAEALLVDADLFAGAAGEGAGLGALVRLRLGGHYCALGRFHEAAAVLEAVLPELSAGHDPADLVQARVWLAHAAVGLGDPRQAAEQYALAAAGTRDWADRHHHAVLSQQTAEALAAAGLPEESARAHERAADLWRALGDHVGAVRALRGRAWEVLKARGPADAEVVMEEALRENERALAAAGTAEERVRGTAELGHTHQQFAHLLVGAADTAPFEEAESAERYAELVALFERALREAERAIVALRACGEAARSDLWLCELLAVRLEWGLGRAGAATGRARRVHAGVQDLPDPDGTLAEVAAECEVLLGAPESF
- a CDS encoding SpoIIE family protein phosphatase; translated protein: MHTHQSPSRVPQPPRAAVGYAGVLNDLLPIALWREDAGGRIVEWSLAAQDLLGHRPEDVLGRLATPLLVPDTNRELADRLTRQVQAGETVVGTLPVRHRDGHQVVMEMWIVPAADPQGLPGAMLIAVETSEVLKMRDSLAALESLFTQSPIGLATLNPDLRFLRVNDALARMNGVPPADHLGRRLTEVVPGVNAGALEALMSQVLVSGTAVVDARRVGRTPADPDHDHIWSCSYAPLLDHAGRPLGVIASLIDITDSQQAHIEVERARHRFALLAEAGARIGTTLDLRQTAEEVVSFLVPQLADSADVQLLESVLEPDESTAATRGVLRRLAAAFPDPTAPTALLGVGTTFQIPLDSVYEEVITDARAMDLYVADIPALIRDPRMEAVRSYLATRIGSARLVPLVARGTVLGTVSVTRLRGREPFDDEDRVLIDEVAARAALNIDNARLYTTQRQAALTLQRSLTNNALPAVTGLELTGRYLPASDHDVGGDWFDVVALPGGRTGLVIGDVMGHGIHAAAVMGQLRTAVRTLARHDIAPARMLRSLDAVVADLGEDEMATCVYAVHDPVARIWTIARAGHPPPAVVTPAGDITFLDGPPGTPLGSGAHAFGAEEVALPAGGLLVLYTDGLIEARDRDLDEGMAQLAGALRDTDRPLEELCDDVLAGLLDGQAQDDVAMLLARTTS